AGACTGAGGTCTGCTACTTGTctgagcagcacagtagagctggtccTGGCAGGGATGGAGCAGGTGAGTCAGCCTCCAGGACAAGAGCCTCTGGCATGAGGTGGCATGGGTACTGAGGTgatgccctctccctcctccctcaccacCTGTAGAAGCTGGGAGAGTTGACCCTGAGGgtatgagagcaggagagttTGTCTCCCCTCCCGCAGTGGCTGTAGCACTTGGAAGAGTGTGCCCTGCACCATGCCTGGGTACAGCGTGGGGCTGGCTCTGGAGGTATGGCTGTGGATAGACCAACCCCacaggcatgagagcaggagagcagaccCTGCCCCATCTCAGCTATCAACCAGGTCCAGatccagggactatctctgacatgaactcatgggctgggcctttgatcacctacccttgcagggggagcagccttaccagtccatagaggaagaaaaagaagccagtcctgatgagatctgatagactagggtcagatgtaaggggaggaggacctaccctatcattggactgggggtggggcataggagaagacgaaggaggtagggtgggattgggagggaaggagagtgggggctacagctgggatacatagtgaataaattgtaattaataaaaaaataagtaaagaaaaaagaaaataaggaacaagacaggagcctaccacagaaggcctctgaaagactctacccaaaattGTATTACAGGGTGCTGAgactacagccgggatacaaagtgaataaactgtaataaataaaaatttcattttaaaaagatggttAATGATTGGGACAGTTGGTTTCCAAGCTATGTCTATTTAGCAACATTCTGAATAACCAGTTCTTACAAGGCCCTTATTAATCACACATTTTATGACACTCCAGACACAGATGACTGGTGGAGCTGGCCTTACTTTAAAATCTCTAAGGTCTGTCTCTTTTACCCTCAGCCTCTTCGAAGATATATACCCAGAGACAATTGTCCTTATGAGGTTTCTGAGTTTCATCAGAGCATCTGAATATGAACTTCACAGAATGATAGAGCATCAGGGACACTTGGTGATGCCTTATGCACCATGCTTGACCTCCTAGGACTTATAAAACATGAAAACCTCACCTCTTACCAATTCATCTTCCCTGTCCTACACTCCCATTCCCACACCTAACTATTCACTTCTGAAGTACTTGCTATCCATCGTAACCTATGACAAGATACATCCCTGGGAtagcttcctttaaaaaaaaaaaaaaaaaaaaaaaaaaaaagacttgccaTGTTTAAAGGCAGGTTGTTTATGAAGTAATCTAAAAGTCAGGAGGATTAAACTCCAAAAAGAGTGCTTGGGGGTGTGATTAAAGTGGTAAGGTTCTCCTTTGTCATCACAAGATCCTGAATTCAGTTACAAGCACTCTGAAAATAAAACCCGAATAATCCAAATAGATAGATAAAGTCTCAGAGCACAGACCGGTCATTTCAGTGCACTTGGCCAACTCCCTGCCTCACTTTGAAGAGAGAGCAAtcaaaataaagaggaaaagaattccTTCACGGAAGGCAACCCAGCAGGGTGGTGTGCATCAAGAGATGAAGAGATAGATAAGAGCTGGTATGTGCACACAATTCTACTCAGCTATCAATAATAAAATCATATCATTTGAAGGGAAATTGGtggaaatagagaccatcgtgtTAAAGGAAATAACCACActcagaaaagagaaacattgtCTGGTTTCTTCTTTAtggaaacaataaataaaatttatttgggATATGAAACGGAGTcaacaggaggaaggaggaaaagcaagagagaattAGAGGAGTAATATATCAAagttatatgcatgtatgaaaatatCATAGGGAAACCATCATTTTGTGCAATTAGCATGAACTCACTTTTTAAATGCTTATTCTAATTCtgtacaatttatttactttgtatcccagttgtagccccctccctccatctttcttccCTATTcctttttcctagtccactgataggggaagtcctcatcccctattatctgaccctagcctatcagatcccgtcaggactgcctggatccacttcctctgtgggctgactagATCACCTCACCAGGGAGGAGTGatgaaggagcaggcaaccaagttcagactgtctcttctcctcttactagggaagccacacAGTTCCctagtttatgggctacatctgaactgtttatgggctacatctgagcaaggggtctagttcctttctatgtatggtctttgcaGTCTTCCCTGGGCTCTGCATTTTTTTCCTTGGCTTTGCTGATccccttgtgtggctcctgtcccctgtgGGTCCTTTTAtaccctccttctttcataagacttcctgttctgtgtccaaagtttggctgtgagtctccgcatctgcttcatttccctgatggttggAATCTTTgagaagacatctgtggtaggcaaggacattgctcaaccatgtttgcatcagctctatttgtaatagccacaactGAAAACAtactagatatccctcaaccaaagaatggaggcagaaattgtggtacacttgcacaatggaatactcacctattaaaaacaaggaaatcatgaagctTGCAGGTGAAcatatggaactagaaaagagtgagatatcccagaagcagagagacatgcgtggtatatactcacttataagtgtatatcaGCCATattttataggataaacatactaaaatccacagacctctTCAGTAGGAAGTTTATTCTTAGtacatctttttctttcctgtgaaCTCTTTGCATTTCAATAAATTCTGAGAGAAAGGATACTGATTTAATTCTCAAAGACCCAATATTGTCTTTGTCATTCTATAGaaaatttctttttgtgtgtgtgtgcattttattttttaaaagttcttcctATGATGATTTGTTTGCTTACTTGAAGATAAGCAACTTGCCTCATAAGCTTCATCTCATCCTAATTCCAATGACCTGTAGTCTGGATAGCTTTCTAGTGGCATTAAACACATCACCAATGTATAAGAAGGTTCATTTTGACAATGCCTCATTGAAATATATGGATTTTGCAAAGCTTTGGGAGGGTGTCATTTGGAAAACATGAGCTAGCAGGAGAAATCGTCATGTCTTCTGAGAATGGCTGGGTAATGCCTTTGCATATTCCATACATTGACAGAAAATTTCCTACAAcgtatttataatttatatctaTTTGCTTAATGTTTAAACTGAAACAGTTGACACATGGATTATTTTATACTAACCACCCCTTTAGAAAAGCCATTCATTTTCAAACAGGATTTTAAAAGAACACTCTGTTAAAAATATATGGAGTTGATtatgaaaattataaattattaaatataaagtaatattacttttaaaataatacaatgaAAACATATCTTGCTGGTCGTcagttttaactttatttttatcttaagaaTCATAGACTGATTCTTTTTAATTACTTCATTCTCTTTTAGTATTTTAGTTTATGACATTTTCAATTTGGTCAGTTGTTACAGAATTGTGACTGacatgaaaaagtaaaaaaaaaaaattgaaagaaaagaatggtTGATACTGACAGCTGATTGTTGTGGGAGATCTCATATTCatgattttatttatgttttgtgatatatcttgaattcagttttctttacctCTTGTAGACTGAGAAATCAATTTACCCAAAGCCTCACAATGAACTACAGGTAAAATATGGTTTAGATTCTTGTGTATTTTCTTAATGATctgaagaacaagaaaatatttttccaatttcaaaataaaaaaaaaatatttgtaacaaTTTCTATCTTCTTTTTTGCCTTTTCCATCTTCTTGAAACTAAAAGGAGACCACtcatgttaataaaaaaaaatgttccaaagCAGTTACTATCTGATGTAAATATTGTACTTAGAAGTGAAGGAAATGCATTTTCTGCTCTGAAGGTTTCTCAGTTTTGTATAGGACCCAGAATAACTCTCTCCCTTAAGCAAATCTTTGGCGTAGGACATAAAGTATGCTTAAAATATCCATATCTGCCTTTACTCACTGTGCTGTGCATGACACAGAGTGCTTAGTGAGAACCTCTTTCAGCATGGGCAAAAGTGTAAGGAAGAACACCAATACACTATGTCTTTCATAAACTATGCTACACTTAGCCCTTGTTGAGGGCTAAAAATAGGAAAGGTGTCTTAGCTCATCTTAAAACTATTAGCATAACTTGGCAGAAGGGACAAAAAATACAGTGAGTCGATGAGTATCAACGCAGTTTGAAAATTTTGTCAgttttgacagaaaaaaaaagacaatctaATGAGGCAGAGGGTTGGAGCTGTATCACCATACTGCCTGCTAAAGACTCTGACCAGAAAATCATGCGTCTAAAAGGAAGTTAAAAACAGTTTATCACAATTCACAGTAACTCAACTATGATCTTTTCCACAGATAATTTATAATGTTGATGAAAATTAAGGCAAGAGAGGAGTCTACACCTCAAATTAAGTGAACTTACTTAAAATCTGATTCTGTTAATGATGAAGCAGGGTATCAGTAATGACTAGTGTCAAGGAATGAAccgagaaacagagaaaaaagaaattacaatagAAGTGTCAGGTACAAATTTCACCACTTTTCACTTCACACTCAGCACTAGCTTGCTTCCCGTACTCAGGGCAACAGCATAGCACTCTATGAAATATCAGTAGTGGCTGATCTTTTCACTTAACTTTGCAAGGTTTGAGACACCTGGAATCTACCAGTGACCTTTCTGAAGGCAGCTTTCACATCTTTGTTTCTCAGACTATAGATCAGAGGGTTCAGCATGGGGATGACCACAGTGTAGAAGACAGAtactaccttgtcttcctccaggGATTTGCCTGAACTGCTCCGTATGTACATGAAGATGAGGGTCCCAAAGAAAAGAGCCACAGCAGTGAGGTGGGAGGCACAGGTGGAGAACGTTTTACCTCTGCCCCCTGAAGACTTCATCCTCAGGACAGCCTTGATGATGAGCAGGTAGGAAATGAGTATGACCAGTGCATTGGCCAAAATGACAAAGTTCCCAAAAAAGACAATTATAATTTCAACATTTGTTGTGTCACTGCAGGCCAGCTTCAGCAGGGGTGGAAGGTCACAAAAGAAGAAGTTAATTTGATTGTCTtcacagaagaagagagaaaaggtgcATGTGGTTCTTAAGATGGCCCCAAACAACCCACCAGCATAGGCACCAGCCACCAAACTCCAGCATCTTTTAGGGCTCATGGCCACAGTGTAGAGCAGTGGGTTGCTAATAGCAACATAGCGATCATAGGCCATCACTGCCAACATGAAACACTCGGTTGCTGCACAGATGGTGAAGAAGAAAAACTGGGTAGCACATTGGCCATAGGAGATGATCATTTTGTCTTTGGCCAGTGTTGCCAGAATCTGAGGGGTGATGACTGAGGTATAGCAGGCATCCAACACAGAAAGGTGGCTCAGGAAGAAATACATTGGGGTGTGGAGTTGGATATCCACCTGGATGAGAATGATCATGCCCAAGTTTCCCAAAATGGTGACAAGATAGAAGCTGAGAAACACCAGAAAAAGAGGGACTTCCCACTTGGGAAGGTCAATAAAGCCCATGAGAACGAACTTagttactgtagtgaggttattctTGGCCATAGAACCAATGTGAACTGTTAATCTGAGAATGACAATGAAgtaaaaacacagacaaaaaaaaacacaaactccTTCTCTCTGTGACAGAGGTTGAGTTTGTAACCATTAGCTTATTTACAATGCTTGTTTCAGAAATCCTGAACCAGGCTTATTTTTCTAGGGCAGTTTCTAAATTTGGTTGGGCTAAGCCATATGCTGCTGTTTCTGATCTACATCAATTCTGGTTTATATTCGTGAATTTCTGTGAAGAGAAGACACATGTGACACTCAGGTTTGGAATAGACCAAGACAacaattatttcaatcttatctTATGTATCACAAACTACCATATAGTTATATGATAGTGGAATCTGTCCATGCCTTCCACCCGGTCACCCCAGTTTAACTATGCTGATACTTAAATCCACCTAATACCTGTTTGAAATGATATTCTTACAGAAGTTTGAAGATTataatttttctcttcctcttttccatgTATCACACATTCATATTTTTTCTGATTATGTGTTTATttaaacaggctgagaaaactACCTACCAAAGATTGAGCAAGACAACTCAGCTGATAGAGGCACTTAAACAGGCCTGACAATGTGAACTATTTACCCATGTCCTACAAGGCGACTGGAGAGGAGCCATTTCAGAGAATTGACCCCTGATTGCTACAGGTGTGCTATGACCTGTgtgggcctgtgtgtgtgcctgcatgcacacacatatgcacacatgcacacacacacacagagagaccacaaaaaataaaataaaaactggaacAACTAGAtcgatatagatgatagatagatagatagatagatagatagatagatagatagatagacaatagatgattgatagatagatattttCTCAAGAAGCCCTAAATAGTCAACATATTTTTCTCTGCACTCCAGTCTTTAGCACCAAGCTCAGAGGCTATAATATTCAATGTATCGTGTTTCATTCCTCATTTCATTATGTGGCTTTGGCAAGGCATCTTGCCCCTTTGACTCTATTTCTTATTTATAATATGAAAAAGATGTGCATGTATTTTAagtattatgtaattttaatatatgtaagaGATATAGATTAATATCCAGTTCAGGAATACCTAAATATAGTCTACTATTAGTATTATTATTGCTAATATtactataaaatttaaatttgaactattctttccttttctgaaatATAATACATTTCAcccatataatttttttatattttcctctGTACCTTATTAACAATGTATTTTCAGATTTCAGATTGCTAGACAGgttcacatacacagaaaattatGACAAAGTAATTGAGTTATTTTTGTTCTCTTGCTAAATTAAGTAAATCCCTCCTGACTCATTCTTTCTTCtgttaaaaataacttttgtttTCCACTCAGAACCTGTAGCATCACTTGTTCTTCTGGCTAGCTCTTCTGCCACTTCGCCTGTTGGTGGTTATGAAAATGGTAAGTGGTGCTTCGCTGTTACAATTGCATATATACCATGCACTGAAAGAATTCTGTTGACTCTGGGAAAAAACCTTTCAAACATCAAGTAAAATTAACGTTCTTTTCCTATGCTTTgtcaatttttcaaaaataattatattcaaCTTGCTTTACAATGTCTTTTGGAAATTTTTGCATTTTCTGCTATTTCTTATTGCTATATGGCATAGATCTGAGTCACACCATCACCCACATACAtaaatagccactggtcattttTCATATGCATTATGTCTCTTCCAAAAATGTTTCTAACACCCAAATGGTCCTTGAGAACTTCTTCATAGAAACTCAGGTGCATATCTCCTTACCTCAAAGGCATTGACActtatatactgtatatattacTGTCAATAATATCACTAGACAAGTTACTATCAATACACCACATATGGAGGAGACTTTGAAAACAGGTATGAAGATTCACCATTGACTTCACATGCAGAGGGATCACTGTTCATGTAAAGACTCCCGCTTCAATTACCCTGGATTGCTTCCCTAGAACCATTTTCTCATTATCTTAGTGCCGCATCCTGCACCATGAGATTCAGATTAAAACTTGCTAAATCAAAGCTGTTGATTCTATAACCAAATGCGTGACAATATAAAATAATTACTAAGAAATTATTATCAATAAGCTTAACTAggaattttgttttctgtcatgACATAGGACTGTCattatttataaaaatccatcatAATAAAAATGACTCACTTAGCATAATGCATCTCTACCCTTTTTATTAATACTTACAAACCTCTATAGATGCCTCCATACGCCTTTCTGTTTGACAGATTCCTTCATGTGTTacctacacatacatgtatatattacatatgtaattttaaaagtggTTTAGCGAACAAaacccttaatttttttttccaagaatcAAATGTGACTTTGCTTACATACGCTTCTAAGATATTTCACAGGAAAACTTTCAGGATGACACTTGTAATATCCACGTTTTAGACACTATCATGTTGGTTTGATCCTAGAATAAAAGGCATCAACAACCTTACTGAACCCAGATAGTTTATAGCTAGCAaaccttttgaaaaaaaaatgtagatattTATGAGttgatattattatttataacataCAATGAAGAACATTAGATTcttgaagggagaaaaagagatgCGCTAtctagaaaaacttttaaaaagagattaaCTCTAAAAGTTGTACttacagatttgcagcacaggaaaaattctcatgttgtatgctagtgacacaaagtccagcatactttcattgacagccaggttgagcgatttgccatagggtatcagtttgctcctgcaagaggtcaatcctctgattgaacaccatcaagcttccttttagttgagcattaattcctttatgtacaactaaggcatgagctacattggctaaatgattattcagggtctgagcagtctgcccagtatgactcatgactaatgccccggtggtagctccaacagccgccaatgagatggtagtaacaatggtggctgtagttccaagatcccttttctgtctgaagagagtcatagcgtgaggggactccacatttggctaaggccgaggatctggcttgcttccatgtatgtggacctatctacattgcccacgtggcacacctggtttggctacccagaggctatttaagctgtgggctggctttccccagggtccgaggattgttcaaggttcctgaataaactgcattgaaaaaaaaaaaaagaatattagaaGTCACCTAACTAGTGAGCTCCATCTAGCTCAAAGTCTGTTTATTATGTATGGCCAGTGTAATAAAATGTTCATTCAGATTAATAAACTTACTGTAttcctactaaaaaaaaaaaaaaaaaaaaagaagagaaataggaaaccataatcaggatatattacgTGAGGAAATATAcgttattataaataaaaggataattaaaatactaatataaaatttaatttcataTCAAGATTTGACAATCACAAAGTCTCCTTGAGCAACTGTAATTATAACTTTATGCTCCACTtatattttaaacttaaaaaaaacaaattagttCTTGACTGTCTTAGCCTGCTATTGCTATACATTGATTATTCGATTTGTAGCTAGCATATCATCAAATTTTCAGAAGAAGAGTCAATTTCAACATGCAACTTTGAGCCTTCCAATATTAATTAAAAGctttctgctaaaaaaaaaaaaaagttgtactTACATTAACTTTCAAACTCCTGTCAACCTCAGATAAGAAAAACAGAGTCCAAAGACATTAAATGATTTGTCTAAAATATCACTACAAAAATGAAGAGATATTTAGATGTTACCTGAACTTCTGACTGCAGCTGAACTAATTTAGGTCTCGCCGCTTTTCCAAACACTGGTGTTTTGTTCACTGAATACCTGCTCTGCACCAATCACAGCGTGAGCTGTCCTACAACTTTAGCTCACACAATCTTGTGATCCCAGAAAAGAGGTGTTATTTTATCCTTGAAGAGACT
This is a stretch of genomic DNA from Meriones unguiculatus strain TT.TT164.6M chromosome 1, Bangor_MerUng_6.1, whole genome shotgun sequence. It encodes these proteins:
- the LOC110541140 gene encoding olfactory receptor 9I1-like; protein product: MAKNNLTTVTKFVLMGFIDLPKWEVPLFLVFLSFYLVTILGNLGMIILIQVDIQLHTPMYFFLSHLSVLDACYTSVITPQILATLAKDKMIISYGQCATQFFFFTICAATECFMLAVMAYDRYVAISNPLLYTVAMSPKRCWSLVAGAYAGGLFGAILRTTCTFSLFFCEDNQINFFFCDLPPLLKLACSDTTNVEIIIVFFGNFVILANALVILISYLLIIKAVLRMKSSGGRGKTFSTCASHLTAVALFFGTLIFMYIRSSSGKSLEEDKVVSVFYTVVIPMLNPLIYSLRNKDVKAAFRKVTGRFQVSQTLQS